Genomic segment of Catenibacterium mitsuokai:
TAGCTGGACAGCTATATAGCGAATTAAAGGAATTCTTTCCAGAAAACCGTGTCGAATACTTTATTTCAAACTTCGATTTCTATCAGCCAGAAGCCTATATTCCTAAGAGTGATACATATATTGATAAAGAATCACAAACAAATGAAGAAATAGAGATGCTGAGAGCGGCTGCTATGAATTCTTTATTAGAAAGAAAAGATACGATTGTTGTTGCATCTGTGGCCGCTATTTATGGTTTAGGTAATCCACAGAGTTATCAAGAAATGATTTTCTCTTTACGTGTGGGTCAGGAAATTGATCGACGTGAGTTACTCACATTCTTAGTAGATAGACAATATACTAGAAATGATATGGACCAGGTCAAAGGTACTTTTAGAGTACGTGGTGATGTTATTGAAATAGTACCAGGTCATACTGAATCTTATATTATACGTATTGAATTATTTGGTGATGAAGTCGATCGTATTACAGAAGTTGATCCTTTGACGGGTCATGTTCAGGCCTCTTATAATACATATACGATTTATCCAGCTGAAGAATATATTACCAGCAGAGAAAAGATGCTTCATGCCTGTGATACGATCGAAGAAGAATTAAAAGACCGACTACAGTATTACCAGGATGTCGCAAAACCACTTGAATATGAAAGAATCGATAACCGTACAAGACATGATATTGAAATGTTGAGAGAAGTAGGTATCTGTCCAGGTATTGAAAACTATTCACGTCATATTGATGGAAGAAAGCCAGGAGAAAGACCTTATTGTTTAATAGATTATTTCCCGGATGATTTCTTGCTTATTGTCGATGAATCTCATGTTATGCTTCCGCAGATCAGAGGTATGTTTAATGGAGATAGAAGTCGTAAAGAAACATTAGTGGAATATGGTTTCCGTTTACCAAGTGCATTGGACAATAGACCACTTCGTTTTGAAGAGTTTGAAAAACTCATTCCCCAGGCAATATTTGTATCTGCTACACCAGGTGATTATGAGTTAGAAGGTGTACATGGTGAATATGTTGAACAGATTATTCGTCCGACAGGATTATTAGATCCTATTATTGAAGTACGTCCAATTGAAGATCAGATTGATGATATTATTAGTGAAATACAGTTACGTATAGAAAGAAATGAACGTGTACTTATTACGACTCTTACAAAGAGAATGGCTGAGGATTTAACTGATTATCTCAAGGAATTTGGTTTAAAGGTCGCTTATCTTCATTCAGAAACAAAAACATTAGAACGTACAGAAATATTAAGAGATTTACGTTTGGGTAAATATGATGTTTTGATTGGTATCAACTTATTAAGAGAAGGTTTAGACCTTCCAGAAGTCTCTCTTGTATGTATCTTAGATGCAGATAAGGAAGGTTTCTTAAGAAGTGAACGTTCGTTGATCCAGACAATTGGTCGTGCGGCAAGAAATGCGGATGGGCATGTTATTATGTATGCAGATCGTATCACTGATTCTATGCAGCATGCCATTGATGAAACAAGTCGTCGTAGAGAAATACAGGAAGCTTATAATAAGGCTCATGGTATTACTCCAACCACAATTAAGAAAGAAATTAGAGAAGCTATCCATGGTCAGGAAGTCATTGATGAAGCACAGAAGCTTGTCAAGAAAGGTCGTAAAGCACCTAAGAAGGATAAGAAGGTTCTTCTTGAGGAATTAGAAAGACAGATGAAAGAAGCAGCGAAGGTGCTTGACTTTGAACGTGCTATGGAACTTCGAGATATGATAGAGGAGATTAAAGATGGAAAGTAAATTTAGTCTCACACCTCTCGCATTAGATGTCTTTGAGGCAATTAAACAGGCAGGAGGACATGTATATCTAGTAGGAGGATGTGTA
This window contains:
- the uvrB gene encoding excinuclease ABC subunit UvrB, with protein sequence MSYKLVSKFKPMGDQPEAIKELVKGIHEGKKTQVLLGGTGTGKTFTFANVIAQVNKPTLVLSHNKTLAGQLYSELKEFFPENRVEYFISNFDFYQPEAYIPKSDTYIDKESQTNEEIEMLRAAAMNSLLERKDTIVVASVAAIYGLGNPQSYQEMIFSLRVGQEIDRRELLTFLVDRQYTRNDMDQVKGTFRVRGDVIEIVPGHTESYIIRIELFGDEVDRITEVDPLTGHVQASYNTYTIYPAEEYITSREKMLHACDTIEEELKDRLQYYQDVAKPLEYERIDNRTRHDIEMLREVGICPGIENYSRHIDGRKPGERPYCLIDYFPDDFLLIVDESHVMLPQIRGMFNGDRSRKETLVEYGFRLPSALDNRPLRFEEFEKLIPQAIFVSATPGDYELEGVHGEYVEQIIRPTGLLDPIIEVRPIEDQIDDIISEIQLRIERNERVLITTLTKRMAEDLTDYLKEFGLKVAYLHSETKTLERTEILRDLRLGKYDVLIGINLLREGLDLPEVSLVCILDADKEGFLRSERSLIQTIGRAARNADGHVIMYADRITDSMQHAIDETSRRREIQEAYNKAHGITPTTIKKEIREAIHGQEVIDEAQKLVKKGRKAPKKDKKVLLEELERQMKEAAKVLDFERAMELRDMIEEIKDGK